Genomic segment of Candoia aspera isolate rCanAsp1 chromosome 2, rCanAsp1.hap2, whole genome shotgun sequence:
ccccaaactaaggatacttaagtttgacctgttcaccctgccagagtgatttgttactatagtaaccttaatggcttggtccttgcaaaacaatcaaggaaatgccagCAGAGATGGGGTTGGACTTTTCATTGGCCAGCTTTGTTCTTTAGGTTAGTGCTCAGCTGAGCTCAGACTAGAGTGATAGGAACTTTCATGATGAAAGTTGGACAGCTTTGCTGGAGTCCTACAACCCATTCAACTTTGGCACCTCAGGTGTTAAGGGCTTGGGCAGAATTGGGCAACAGGTGCATGATGTACAAATGCTCCACCTGTCAGGATGGAgtcagggtagaccagactaagaaaccaatgccatataggtctgaAGCTACTTGTATTagaacagctgtagtaacagagtcttgcaagtctgaatgagcttccctcttccctcactttatctttgtgtgaatttgAGAGGGCCCTACCTGAGgcattttctcaagttagtttcttggaatgggctcaagccatgcttgtctgatcattgccttggtaataGATCTTCCCACTGTCTTTCAAGGctattccctatgccctctatgCTATCAGATGTCCATCATGGAATTCCTCCGTCATTGCTGTTCAGTCCCTGGGATGTGTAATGAGCTTTCCTCTTTAATGGTAACTTGCTGTTAGCAACTTGACTAAGCAGGCTGGGCACCTCCCCTCCCTTTCACAGATTAAAACTGGCTCTTGGagttatgtgagatgggtggctatataaatcgagtgaatgagtgagtgaatggATATTTCAGAGCCACAACTGTTTCTCTGGCAAAGATTAAGTCTTGGACTGCTGAGCTATAACACTGCATGGACAGAACATACCCACGTTGGCAGGTCACTCCTTCTGCTTGGCAATGAGATAGCTCTTTAAGAATATTTCAAACTGCTTCACACACATGATCAGGATAGATCATTTTATTATTCTCAGATTACACCTGAGACTAACAGTGGCTTAAATCCTAACGATGATGGGCATAATTTTAACACTGGCAGAGGCAAGATCTGAACCCTCCACTTCCTGCTTGCCACTTGGTCTACTACTGCAGATTATGGCCTAATCAACCTTTAGATGCTCCTAAGTAAAATCTGTTAGGGCAATCAATAACTATTAAGGAAATGAAAAGTGTAGGTTGGAATCAATAACATTTTCACTGATGAGCAGGTTGGTTTTAGGAGCAGATGTTCCATTATTGGTCATTACTTTGTGCTTTTCCAGTTGAGTTTGATGGTTATACCTACCTACCTGAGATTGGGTGTTGTGTCTtttttacaatatatatataatcttcaAATCTAAATGCACAGCAATAATTTCTGCTGAACTTTGAAACTGATAACTCAGTGGCAAAAGCCAGACTGAGGCTACTGTATTTCACTGATGAAATAAAATCTGAGAAGGAActacttcctcctttttttaaaggaataacatgggggggggggaggtctatatcagccttccccaacttggtgcactccagatgtgttgggaaaaCAACTCCCAAAATTACCATTGTTCATGCTGAAGGGAAATTCTTAGAGTTctgacatatctggagggcaccagcctGAAGAAGGCTGAGTTAAAGGGATATTATTCCCATATAACAGAAGACTTTGGAGTCACCCGTACATATGATTCTGGACAAAGAAGGAAGCATTTCAGTCaatcaaatatataaacataaaaactGTATTTCAATGTGTTGCTTTATGCTATACAGCTTGCCAAAGGACAATGGTATTTGGCAGGtttataagtaagtaagtaagtaaataaataaataaaaagtaaataaatacccCATAATTTTGTTAAGATATCTGTTCCTTCGTATATCAGCCAGGTCCTTGCATGAGGTTCCAGGGCTCTGGATGCAACAGAAACTTCtcagtttatttttaatacaaaaatcaTTCCTGGCTGGCCTGCTTCTTTTCTTCCAGTGCACAAAAACAGCAAATGAAGGATGTGTTGAAAGGTGTCCTCTGTGCACACAACACTGGAGCTGAATAAATCCGGCCAGAAGCTAATGTTAATCTGGAGGCATAGCTAAATAGCTTCCAGGATCCCCTGTATTGCACTGCAAACTTTCACTGTAGATAAATTGGCAAGAAAGGGGTACCTGTAGGTAGCCCTATTTGGGCTTCTCTCACTCACCCTATAACCAATGAAATGCTTATGCGTGTATGTATATGTAAGGATGAAGATGATGTCATTGACACATGGTAAGCCATCTTCCTTCACACAATTCTACCTTCTAACATGCACAAGATCGCTATTTTTTCCAAAATACTGTAAAGCAAGTCACTTTCCATTGGTCAAAGCCACAAGGACAAAGCCAGATCTGACTCCCGAAGCAAGTGTAATTGCTTCAGTTGACTCCATCAGAGTTAAACCAAGGTGTAATGCAAGATCCTTTTCAAATTACACTTCATATCTGCATTAAATTACATTGTATCCTTCCTTAGATTTGGTTTGTAATGCTTTAACTATTCAGCTTAAAAGTACAAGCTCATTACTGCAAAATCAATAGCTTACTAGTGCTGACTTTACAGTCTAATCAAGTGTGAAGATCAACCACTTCTGTGATAAAAGTAACTCAGTTCCTGGGGTAATATCTGGAAAATATCCCAAGAATTATCATCCCAATTCCCCTGGTGTCTTTCTCTGCATATTAGCATCACTTTTAATATTCCATTTCCCCCAGATAAAGGCAAGAAAGACTCACCTGTGGTAGTAGGGCAGAAGTTAAGAGGAAGCTGAGACAGAGTTCCAGATATACAAAAATCAGAATTCTGGTAGGAGCGTCTAGAGTGAAAATGTAGTACTGTATCGGACCAGAAGTGTTATTAGTTAAAAACAGTGTGGAAGGTTGGGAAAGCAAAATGGCAGATAGTTGCTTAGTGAATGGGACGTAAAGGAGAGGGTATTTGAAAAATTGGTGAGAAGAGGAATTGGAAAGGATCCATTTGGAATGGAAGTGGAGCTACCTCAGCCAAAAGATTTGATCAAAATCCCATGACATCATTATGGGACAGTAATATACTGGAACATAAAAACTGAATAATCAGTGTTAATTTCTCCTCCTCTGGATACCACTTTTGATTATCGAAAGTGAAACAACAATCTGTTTTCGCTTAGTGTCCACACTGAATTCTATTTCcgctgcagtgtgtgtgtgtgtgtctatgtgttgTATATTCAATTAGCCATAACAAATTTCTGTTGACTTTATTTAGGATTAAATGATGACTCAGAGAACAATGCAGTTTAAAATCAGATCCCTGTGCAGGCTGGCTTGCTTTATATGCACTGCTATCTGCTTTTTGTTAAGAAAGCGATTAAAGGCATAATTAGGAATAATGCTCCCTTTGTTCAACAGTAATTGATTCAAACACACATTTAGTAAGATATTAGCAAGATTCCTTAGGgactggaaaaaaacattttgtttcccTGCCATGTAAGCATTATTTGAGACGTAAGCATTATTTGAGAtctacaccccccaccccccttctgATCTTCTGCATTCTAGTTTTCCTGATTGATTTTGTTCATATTAAAACCACAAGAGGCTTTAGATCAGAAACCTGTATCTCGTCCAGAGGGCTTCCTTAGCACTCTTGCTGAACGGTTGGAACCAAGTTCGCTCTGAGAACTGTAGCTGCAAAGGTTGGAGTTTGTGACATTCATCTGCTAGAACCAGAGTTTggcaatcttttttcttttttttggtggtAGTGGGGGGGGACACACTCCACTGGACATTTGGGGAGGGGCAAAGGTCACATAAGGCAGCACAATAGGGGAGAAGCTGTATCTGACATGTTGGTCAGACCAGATATTTCCCCCCTATGTTtttagaaaggattttttttgagTCTTTTAACATACATATCATGCTATCTAGGGCTTTCATTGCAATTTCCATGCACTGCTTCCTTCACAATAGTGGAGACTCTCCTCTCAGTTTTCAGAAATTATAGTCAGAGTCTTGAGGAGTTCgggggaaaaaagagcaaagGTTGGAGACCTCATGTGACCTGGGGTTTCAGGTTGTCCATCCTtgtgttagagcagtgtttttcaaacttggtcaagctgccaagtttgaaaaacactgtgctagagctTCTGTAAGGACTCTGTACAGGCCCTGTACAGTGAATTACTGTGCTGCAAGTTAAGCAAACCTATAATCCTCAGACAGGCAGCTGGtctgaggaaaaggaagaggaatgacAGAGGTCATTGCAGCTACACCTGAAAAAGACTTGCCCCGACTCAGCAACTTTTGCTCTTTCTGTTGCTGGAGTGGAGGGGAGAAAGTTGGGGGCAGAAGGAGGATAGCTAGCAGAGGTCAAGCAGTTGTGTGTTTTCCAAGGGTCTCTCTGTTCCTCCTTCCCTTGATGGGGTCAGTTTCCATTCCTCCCCCGCAAAGAGGGTGGGAGAATGGGAGtacatctttttccttttctcaaacCCCACACGTTCTCACAGTTCAGCGATAAGATCTTCCCCAGAGGATGAGGGAAAGCCATGGATTGTATTTTCCTCTTTGGTCCAGATGTGAATCTGGCAGATAAAGTGCCAGGGAATGAGAagctaaacagaaaaataagaattCTAAGAGGAAAACTCATTTCGTTATACTTGTTAATTTCTTACCAATTATAATCAAATATACAAACACTCAGTCAAAATCAGgcaaaaatacatatattctaTATTTCTTGTGTATACTCAGCCATATGCTGTACTTAATATCTGATATACCACGAGAAACATTGAAAATTAGAGAGCTACAGTCATTTCTCTAACTCACATATGCAGAGAAATCATTTAATTTAATCATGTTGTCTCAAACAAACTGGGTAGATTGGCCTGTCTAGGATGAAATATCCATTCcacaaataaaaagaagagaggcTGACAGGAAAACCTCACCTTGAGCGCGTAGACATTGTGGAATCTCGGCTTGGTTCATTATCTTCAAATAAAAAGTACCATGTAGTGAAGAATTCTAAAGCAACCATCTATTCAGCATCCATGCCAgatattttatttgcaaataaggGCTTCAATTTCTTGCCAAAAGATCTATACAAATGAAGGAGGAAGGGTGCAAGGTGGGTTACAGCTTTGCATTTACTGCATTAGGGCTTGTTCTGGAATTTCCTAAATGTGTTGCCTAACATTGGACTGTGCAACAGGGGACAGGTGGGCATCACTATATCCATGCATACTTCTTTATACATTTgtgatttatcttatttttaatggGGTATGTGTGGATTTTCTCAAGAAATGAAGATGATGGAAGCTCAAACCAGTATAAAGGGGGATGTTTATAGAGCAGCTATGGGAGATCTGCAGGTGACCATGACATCAATTTTATGGTGCTGCAACCTCTTTTCAGCACTCCATATGATCTCACATTATTTGTATATGCTTCTTCAGCTTCGGACTTCAGCTCTTTTCCTTAAGTGTCATGCTGAAACTTTGTAGGGCATCTTGGAATGACTTCAACAAAGAAATTCCCAGTTCATTTCCTGTTTCCTGAATTGCAGCATCGTACCCTCCATAGAGGGGAGTAGAAGCCTTGATGTCTTCCCGCTTTGCTTGCAGTAAAATCATGTTAAGTTCTTCGGCTATTCTCTCATATTTCTGGTGATCAAATTTTGAAAGATCATTTTCGCTAACTGGGTAACTGATGTTATTTGCATAACAATCTCTTGGAACTGGAAATTCAATGTATTTCAGCCTTGGAAAatcaatgaaaatattaaaaaggcatttcaaggCTCGAGAAGATAGAGGATTTCCAAGGAACTTCAGCTCCTGTAATTTCCGACAGGGAACCAACCCCAAAATCAGCAGGTTGATATGAATGTCCTGAATGTTGCATTCCTCAAGAGTGAGGCTTTTCAGTGTGTGAGATGAATGGTTCAGAAGTTTGAAGAAGGTTGATGGATATAAATCAGCCACATCATGTCCACTGATATCAAGAGCTTCAAGGCTCTCAGAATGCAGGCTGTTGGCTAAATAAGCCATGTCAAGATGGTTCAGTGAACAGTTAGAAACATCCAGCATTTTCAGTGGAGACTTCAGAGGACTGGAAAGTTCAATAAAACCACAAATTCAATATTTGCACAAGTACAGTTCCATTCTAcagcttttaaaaacaacagatgCATAAATAGGCATAGACTACCCTCTGTAACACCAGACTGGAAAATGGCACTAAcgtcagtttttaaaaagggatccAGGAATGGATAGGCCACTAAGCTAAGCAAATTGGTGGGAAAATGGTATTAAAAAATAGAATGGTCACATGGGCATATGGGCGTATGGATAAATCTTGCTGAAGAACTACCGTGGTTTCTGCAAAGGTAATTCCTGCCTTGCTAACTTTTTAAGAGTCATTTGAAAGTATCCACAAATAAGTGGATAGGAGTCATTTGCCAGACGCTGTTTATTTGGAATTTCAAAAGGCTTTTAACAAAGTCCCTCATCAAAGACTCTGAGAAAATTTAGCAGCCATGGGATAAGAGGAGAAGTCCTCTTATAGATCGGTGGCTGATTAAAGTACAGGAAGAAGAAAGTAGAAATAAATTAGTTTCAATTCACACGGAGTAGGGATGTAAACAGCAGGGTACCCAGAACATTTGTATCAGGACTGAGAcactttattttcaaatatttcaggATGACTAGAGGAGAACAGTGGAGAGGTCAGACTAGGGCACGATACCAAATTAGTTaggatgattaaaataaaaaaaagtgatgAAAATATTGACTCGGGGCTCTTCTTCATGGCCAAATTAAAGTGTTGTCTATCAGTCAATGAGCTGAAGCAAAACTCTACTAACATAAAATGTCCTGCACCCTTCCATCCCAGCAACCCCTGTCCTGCTACAGGCATGAGGCTGCCAAATAGTGATGTCCTTCCTTATAGAGTGCAGAGCATATTAAGGAGAGGAAGTGGTGGATTCTCACATCTTTGTTTCCTTCTCCTCTCACCAAATATCACCAGCCATCCAACAGTCACTGTCCTCAATGTGGGATGGGGTTAGGGAGGAGGCACATTTTGATAGATGGCTAGACCAGCAGGTTTAGGTCTCAGACAAAATTTGATCTGGTTTTGCATGgctttcctttcccccttcattGTGCAGCACCCGCTCTGCCAATGTTGGTCCGTTGCTGTCCAAACTAACCTAGATCTTTGAGCCATGGGTCAAGAATGGCCCTGGAAGAGAGAGGGTCTGTCTGCATCAGCCTAAAGTGGCCAAAGTCCCTGGCTGATCCCAAGCTGCTAGGGAGTCACCTGAGTGCCCCACCAgtagaatggttggtgaaatgtATCAGATTGTATTCTTTCTGGTACAGCTAAAAATGACTTAAAGCTGTCGCAGAGATGGCCTGGGGATCCAGTTAAGGGCAGAACATAAGAACATGGTAAAAAAAGAAATTTCTGGGGTGTATTTGTGCTGCAATTAAATGCTGGGGAGGAAAGACTTTCAATATTCCATTTCCACCTTTGCAATTCTTAAGAAACACATTTGAAATAATCCTGTAAGTATTGTAGTGCCTTTGGGCAAATCTGCAGTGCGGGAACTACACTGCAAACCTTTTGAATGGATTTGGCAATGGTTTGTGCAACATTCCGTATATTTTGGACTTTGTTGTTATGCTGTTCTTGCCCAAaccccctccccatccccaaaTGTGGCAAGGAAAGAATGAAAGTGGGGATGGGGATACCATTGGGGTGTGCGTGTGAGCTCCTTGGCCAATTAGAGGGAGTGCTAGAGGGATCAAGGGCCATATGAGAGCTGCTGAAGCTTTAGGAGGACAAAGTCATTGGCTTAAGAAAGGACTTCCTTATGCAGACTTAAATCTATGAATTCAAGCTCCATTCCACTTTTAATATCACATCCCTCACCAGAAAAAAAGACCCTTCTTAACTTTTGATAAACAGGCTTAGGATTTCTTGATCTTCTCTTATTTTTGATTtctgtctagaccagcctttctcaaccttttgaccttggaggaaccattgaaatatttttcaggcctcggggaacccctgcacattcaggctcaaatataggccagaagttacaaaatggttatatgcatttcatgggtaggcctgtatatatgcactaacagtgttcttaaactaaagataaagaatgaaacttacctctttaatgtgaagttgcctgaatttgacataagtttttaaaaaattgtgatctcccagggaacccctagtgaccactcacagaaccctagggttccacggaaccctggttgagaaaccctggtctaaagaaACATATTCCATGCCAGGATGGTGGTTTAAATAATGAATTCAGTGGCTgccaataatttattttctgcctCAAGACATGGCAAGAATAATGATAATATCACTGATACAGCTTTGATAATTGGCACTTGGAAAGTGCCAGCAAAATAgttgagtaaaaaaaaattagatcttCTACAGAACTGCTTTTGACAGCAAGTGACAactgagatattattttcatatgTGAAATACAAATACTACGTTTAGAAAGAGACTTTCCTTTGGTTCTATCATTTAGGACGTTATCAGACCCCAAAGAGAAAAATTTCCAAAATtgctgcatttttaaagtccTGATTAGCACACTACACATCAGTCTTATACATGAGGAGTAAGTCCCACTTCCTTTTCAGTAGATGTACAGACATGCTCTGTAAACTGAAGGAAACGGTAAGGACATTAAAGAATTGAAAAAAAGACACTGTTGTACACAGTAGTGTAACATGTGCCCACTGGATGTCCCTGTTCAGAACTATTAATTTCAGGCATAAAAATGTCTCACACATTGCAGTTTGAAAACCTTTCAGCGGAATATTTTATCTGGAAATCCCCACAGGAGCATTTTATTGATCCCTCGCTAAATGTTGGCCTGAGCCATTGAAAATCTGAGTTCACTTCTCTTAGCTAGAGCTTCTACAAGACAATGTGAGCCAGCTGGTTTCTGTCAGATTCAATTCCTTTTCAAGTAAGACTGGAATAATAGGGAATCATCCTGGTGAGTGAGTGACTTGTTATCAATGAAACAGCAACATGCAATCGCTGTTTCTCTTCAGTCACCATGGCTTCTTCCCAACAGCAGTAGCAGCTGCTTTGTGGCTATACCTCATCCTTTCTTCATGCACTTCCAACTGCATGGCACTTTGACTCACCAGCAAAAACAATCCGGAATGCATTACCTGAGTAGTTTACGGATCCGTCCCGTGAGGGTGGAAAATGCCAGGCTCAGCTCCGTCAGCTGACTCATCTGGCTCAGCTTTTCCCCAATTCTTGAAAGCGTGGCTTCGTCCTCTGGTGTGAACTTTCTCACATCAAAGGTCCCAGCCGGCAGTGTGAGCGATGCTAGTTTAGGAAAGTAAACGTTATTAAAAAGCACTTGCAGATGTTCCATTTGGAGCTTAACATTGTGGACTACTTCAAACTTGCCCAGCGAAGAGGGCTCTGTGAGCTTTATGATGTAGAAGAGCTTCCTTAGAGCCAGATTGTCTACTCGGAAGGCTTTGCAGCGGATTTTGAGTGGGCAGTGGCACCTCATTAGCAGGGCCTGGACAACCACCTCATAGCTTCGCTCAGTAACAAAGATGTCGGCAAAGACATCGATAGAGACCTCAAACACGTCTGGCCGGAATGGCAAGTCTTGCATGTCAACCAGCAGGTCATAGCAGGTCCTTGAGAGCAGCTCTGTCCGGGCCCACCGTCCCATGGTTTTTCTACAGGGGCAGAGCTGAACTTCAACGTCCTTTATGCCCGTTAAGTCCACCATTTTGAGTCGTTTCGCATAGGGCGATGAGCAATTCAGGACATAGTCCTTCAAACCAGCTAAGCAGCTGGCCAGGCACAGAGAACAAGCTCGGTTACTGATGTCTTCGGGGTGATCAGCTGTCTTCCCCAGCAGCTTTCCGACACTGAATTCTGGCAGTGGCCAGTTCTTTACCAGGTCATGAATCACCTCCACCTGCTCCTGTAAGTAGCTTGCCttaaaaagaagagggaagaggTTGTGCGCAAGATGGCTCAAGTTCTGTCTTACCAGCTGTGCCTTGGATACCAGAACTTCAGCACTTAGGAACCGCAGGGAGTGCATTGCTGCCGTGTGATTCTGCCGGTTCCTCAGGATCTGTTTTTCTGACCGAGAAACCCTCGCTCttatcatcttctatttttagctGCAGCTGCTGTGTTGGAGATTGGGAGTATGTGGATCTGGGAAGGCAACAGTCACATCACATGCTAAATTTAGGCTACTCTTTTGGTATCAGACATATATCTGAGGGGGTCATTTGCATAATCTTTGGGAAACAAGAGTTTTTAACTTGCAAAGTCAAACTTAGGCTAGGTATTTCCTTAAAAGTATTTGCAGTCACCTTGTTAAAGATAATTCTATTCTACTTCCCAAAGGCAgcttccaaaataaataataaataaaacaataatacacTTTTAAACCATTAAATCACCTAGTCATAAAATTAATCACTAGCAAAGGTTAGCAGTATGTCAGGTAAGCATGTTTTTGCTGAGGTGTtttacctgattttttaaaatgatttttaccTCAGGACTTAAAATTCATCATGCCGTGTGGCAAAGACTACAAGATCTGCTGGAGCAAATCAAAGTCCATCTAGTCTAGTGGTTCATTTCTAGCAAAGGATTTTGCTGTGAAACGCCCCATTTGCTGAGAGACTTGATGATCAGAGATATACTGCCTCTAAGTCGAGCTATCAGAGTCATGTCAtgttcccaatttttaaaaaccactcCTAAGTTTCATGAATTAATGGCTGGAAAGGCTTggtagaaaaatgaaagaaaaataaatagtacTCTAATAAAGATTTGGATGGCACAAATCTTCCCTTTACCTTTCCACTATAAAAAGAGTTTGATCAACCCATGAATCAGCTCCAGATACATAGTCATGTCATTCAGCTTACATGCTCTTAGAACCTCACTACCAAATTAGATGTGTTCAGAGAGCAACTTCCAGAACTCCCATCCAGCATAGCCACTACATCTGGAGGATTTCCAGGTGTAAATGCTGCCCTATCAAAATTACAACATGCAGATGATCTTTTGGACTTCTAGGCTGGTAAGAGAGCACCAAGGGTGACACCATCATGCAACAGAGCAGGTTTAACTGCCCCACCTGCTGCAACCTTATTTCCCCCAAGTAGTAGTAAGCCCCTACGTAGGGAAGTGGCCAgggttctctctttttctctctctcattttctcatgTTGACATTTTTGGGAGAGCTGGATTAAACTATGTTAAACCAATGTGAGAAGTTAAACTTAAATTTTTCATGTGTTTCCCACTGCAAAATAGGAAGAAATGGTGGCATCAGTTTTCAACAATTATGGGCAGAAATAGGTTTACAAAAAAAGGGGGCTTGGGGCTTTTTGGGCCCTAGGGATGCTGGCTGCTCACCCTTCCAATAGAGTAACCTATGGCAGTAATTCAGTGTTTGTTTGTCTGCTTTTAATTCCACTTATTAGTACGATATTTACAAGGTGGCTATTTCACCAGAGGCAAGTACTTCTAACATCTAAAGGCTGTACACATTTGGATGGTCTCACAGCCAATTTGTGGGTTTCTTTGACATAGCTGGCAAGTCAATCTTGGGTAGAGAAGGCAGGTGTAGACCCATTAATAGAGCaagctgacccccccccccatgtcttcCCACTGTGCTGTCACCTGAGCAGCTGTGTCAGGTCCCAGCTTCTTCCTGCTTCAGACatgtggtttttgtttgtttgtttgcatcaTCGCATAtgcctggtggtggtggtgtgagaATGCAGAGCACTACGCATCTCACTCCACTGGTAGATCTACATCCCTGTTTGGAAGAGCCTTAAATGCACCCTCATCTAATTGCTTTTAGGAGGTGGATTTCTCATGCCTCAATTAAATTATAGCTATGAAGGTAAATGGTAAATTCCATGGGTGACACTTGATAttcctctacaggtagtcctcgcttagggatcacaattgggactggaatttcagttgttaagtgaagtggtcattaagtgactccaacctgattttacgaccatttttgtggtggctgttaagcgaatcactgtgggcattatgcaaaccatgtggtcgttaagtgaatcacacagttccccactgattttgcttgccagaagccatccaggaaagtcgaaaatggtgatcacatgatgctgcgacagtcatacgtgtgaactggttgccaagcccccaaatagtcctcatgtgaccacagggacactgcaacagttgtaagtgt
This window contains:
- the LRRC14B gene encoding leucine-rich repeat-containing protein 14B, giving the protein MIRARVSRSEKQILRNRQNHTAAMHSLRFLSAEVLVSKAQLVRQNLSHLAHNLFPLLFKASYLQEQVEVIHDLVKNWPLPEFSVGKLLGKTADHPEDISNRACSLCLASCLAGLKDYVLNCSSPYAKRLKMVDLTGIKDVEVQLCPCRKTMGRWARTELLSRTCYDLLVDMQDLPFRPDVFEVSIDVFADIFVTERSYEVVVQALLMRCHCPLKIRCKAFRVDNLALRKLFYIIKLTEPSSLGKFEVVHNVKLQMEHLQVLFNNVYFPKLASLTLPAGTFDVRKFTPEDEATLSRIGEKLSQMSQLTELSLAFSTLTGRIRKLLSPLKSPLKMLDVSNCSLNHLDMAYLANSLHSESLEALDISGHDVADLYPSTFFKLLNHSSHTLKSLTLEECNIQDIHINLLILGLVPCRKLQELKFLGNPLSSRALKCLFNIFIDFPRLKYIEFPVPRDCYANNISYPVSENDLSKFDHQKYERIAEELNMILLQAKREDIKASTPLYGGYDAAIQETGNELGISLLKSFQDALQSFSMTLKEKS